One segment of Bacteroidales bacterium DNA contains the following:
- a CDS encoding GlsB/YeaQ/YmgE family stress response membrane protein, with protein MGILSWIVIGLIAGVIAKFIMPGKDPGGLIITILIGIAGGLIGGYIGTLLGLGSVKGFDWKSILLAVAGSILLLLILRLFRKKA; from the coding sequence ATGGGAATTTTATCCTGGATTGTCATTGGACTGATCGCTGGGGTTATCGCTAAATTCATCATGCCCGGCAAAGATCCGGGCGGACTGATCATTACCATTCTGATCGGGATTGCCGGTGGTTTGATTGGTGGCTATATTGGGACGTTACTTGGGCTTGGCAGTGTAAAGGGATTTGACTGGAAAAGCATCCTGCTGGCCGTAGCCGGTTCCATTCTGTTGCTGCTTATTCTCCGGTTATTCAGAAAAAAAGCCTGA
- a CDS encoding efflux transporter outer membrane subunit, protein MKKHSIHLTVILLATILSGCMVGPKYQKPIVQTPDRFTYSDTIFQDSALNLEWWTLFQDPQLEKLIQTALAENRDVRLAVARIEEAKASIGYTRADMWPVIGYEVDIQGGNLSPVLSSGNTANHNTWYAAPFLSWEIDFWGKYRSATEAARANLLATEYGYRSVMISLIAAVTSAYYQLLDFDNQLAISRQTLESRKESTWIINERFKKGIVPEIDLNQAEIQENIAAAYIPQYERAVAQTEHALSILLGQMPGTIDRGLDLNNQPMPPDIPPGLPSDLLARRPDILYSEQALVAQNASIGVAQAVRFPSFSLTGLFGAASPELTFSAVSAAWSVSGGVLGPIFNFNKNKRRVEMERQRYQQALMDYEQTVLQAFREVEDGLIGVSTYRTELEALNRQKMAAQNAALLSRSRYDGGVTSYLEVLDSERTLFNTELNASLTLRELLTSYVTLYKALGGGWISKEEKEADTAKPRTE, encoded by the coding sequence ATGAAAAAACATAGTATTCACCTGACAGTGATCCTGCTGGCAACCATCCTGTCAGGATGCATGGTGGGGCCAAAGTATCAGAAGCCAATCGTTCAAACACCTGATCGTTTTACTTATTCCGATACCATTTTCCAGGATTCTGCCTTGAATCTGGAATGGTGGACCCTCTTTCAGGATCCTCAATTGGAGAAACTGATCCAGACGGCACTGGCCGAAAACAGGGATGTCAGGCTGGCAGTTGCCCGCATTGAGGAAGCTAAAGCGTCCATTGGCTATACCAGGGCCGATATGTGGCCGGTCATCGGGTATGAGGTGGATATCCAGGGCGGGAACCTGAGTCCGGTTCTTAGTTCCGGGAACACAGCCAACCATAACACCTGGTACGCAGCTCCCTTTCTGTCGTGGGAAATTGATTTCTGGGGGAAATACCGCAGCGCCACGGAAGCCGCCAGGGCAAACCTGCTGGCCACCGAGTACGGCTACCGGTCCGTGATGATCAGCCTGATCGCGGCAGTGACTTCTGCTTATTACCAGCTTCTCGATTTTGACAATCAGCTGGCCATCTCCCGCCAGACCCTTGAGTCGCGGAAAGAATCCACCTGGATCATTAACGAACGATTTAAAAAAGGGATTGTGCCGGAAATTGATTTGAATCAGGCTGAGATCCAGGAGAACATTGCTGCAGCCTATATACCGCAATATGAAAGGGCGGTGGCTCAAACCGAGCATGCCCTGTCGATCCTGCTGGGCCAGATGCCCGGAACCATTGACCGCGGATTGGATCTGAACAACCAGCCCATGCCGCCGGATATTCCTCCGGGCCTGCCTTCTGACCTGCTGGCACGCAGGCCGGATATTCTGTATTCTGAGCAGGCGCTGGTAGCACAGAATGCCTCGATCGGCGTGGCTCAGGCTGTTCGGTTCCCTTCTTTCAGCCTTACCGGATTGTTTGGAGCCGCCAGCCCTGAACTTACCTTTTCGGCTGTCAGTGCCGCCTGGTCGGTCAGCGGTGGCGTACTCGGACCGATCTTTAATTTCAATAAAAACAAACGGCGGGTCGAAATGGAAAGGCAACGCTACCAGCAGGCACTGATGGATTATGAACAGACCGTGCTGCAGGCATTCCGCGAGGTGGAAGATGGACTCATCGGTGTAAGTACCTACAGGACTGAACTGGAAGCGTTAAACAGGCAGAAAATGGCAGCCCAGAATGCGGCTCTGCTGTCACGGTCACGGTACGACGGGGGCGTGACAAGCTACCTGGAAGTGCTGGATTCGGAACGGACCCTTTTCAACACAGAGCTGAATGCATCACTGACCCTGCGGGAACTGCTCACTTCCTATGTAACGCTCTATAAAGCACTGGGGGGAGGCTGGATTTCTAAAGAAGAGAAAGAAGCAGACACTGCCAAACCCAGGACTGAATAA